The following proteins are co-located in the Fusarium verticillioides 7600 chromosome 7, whole genome shotgun sequence genome:
- a CDS encoding NAK/BIKE protein kinase has protein sequence MASHGQYPPAHMMPNKHHHHAPYGSPVAIPGGAPAGTFAPGTKIQVGSHRVVIQKYLSEGGFAHVYLVKLAKPVDGTDQAVLKRVAVPDKDTLRGMRIEVETMKRLKGHRPIVTYIDSHASELQGGGYEVFLLMEFCNGGGLIDFMNTRLQHRLTEPEILNIFTDIAEGVACMHYLKPPLLHRDIKVENVLITARGSSRRFKLCDFGSAASPRPAPTTVTECRLMDEDVQKHTTMQYRSPEMIDVYRKQPINEKSDIWALGVLLYKLCYYTTPFEDQGQLAILNASYRFPSHPVFSDRLKKLIASMLRENLQDRPNIFQVLKEGCAMQGRDVPIQDIYSRPQSHARTDSPQPKAPKPEQTPAVGAVFTRAEPQKQVIPDVVPMRRGRPTVSPAPAKVAQKPDSSPMRKTEGDPFAALDSKPASKGFDELSSRFPTLDQFSLLHDQGTKFDFDVSSPISPTGGNTSSDLNERVTAKLADEAFAAPQTEPPRPKPVSRTHSVTPVGHHAAVASPPLEPPLAKTLSAPSRPDISRAQSIISNNPELQAISSQSNSRYVSTGTMTSTPPPEKFSRDVERPVQREIAEYSRSSSATRQVDPSAAQWNAEEPRAAVSQRISAFQQPSHERQPSSSRPSLEGGRPRADS, from the exons atggcttcacaCGGCCAATACCCCCCTGCGCATATGATGCCcaacaagcatcatcaccatgccCCTTACGGCTCTCCTGTGGCCATCCCTGGAGGCGCTCCGGCTGGTACCTTCGCCCCAGGCACCAAGATCCAGGTTGGCAGCCACCGCGTGGTGATTCAGAAATATCTCTCCGAGGGAGGCTTCGCCCATGTCTACCTCGTCAAGCTGGCCAAGCCTGTCGACGGCACCGATCAGGCTGTCTTGAAGCGAGTTGCGGTCCCCGATAAGGATACCTTGCGGGGCATGCGCATCGAGGTTGAGACAATGAAGCGTCTGAAAGGCCACCGACCGATCGTCACATACATCGACTCGCATGCCTCCGAGCTTCAAGGAGGGGGATACGAAGTTTTTCTGCTCATGGAGTTTTGCAATGGCGGTGGCTTGATCGATTTCATGAACACCAGGCTACAACACCGCCTAACGGAGCCagagatcctcaacatcttcaccGACATCGCTGAGGGTGTCGCGTGCATGCACTACCTAAAACCACCACTTCTCCACCGCgacatcaaagtcgaaaACGTTCTTATTACCGCCAGAGGATCGTCCAGACGATTCAAGCTTTGCGATTTCGGTTCAGCCGCATCACCTCGTCCCGCCCCCACTACCGTCACCGAATGTCGTCTTATGGATGAAGATGTACAGAAGCACACCACAATGCAGTACAGAAGTCCCGAGATGATCGATGTATACCGCAAGCAACCCATAAACGAGAAATCTGATATTTGGGCATTGGGAGTTTTACTGTATAAGCTGTGCTATTACACTACTCCCTTTGAGGACCAGGGCCAATTGGCTATTTTGAATGCCAGTTACAGATTCCCTAGCCACCCTGTGTTTTCTGACAGGCTCAAGAAATTGATAG CATCAATGTTGAGGGAGAACTTACAAGATCGACCTAATATCTTCCAAGTACTAAAGGAAGGATGCGCCATGCAAGGACGTGATGTTCCCATTCAAGAT ATTTACAGTCGTCCGCAATCCCATGCAAGAACCGATAGTCCTCAACCCAAGGCCCCCAAACCAGAACAAACTCCTGCTGTGGGTGCCGTGTTTACGCGAGCTGAACCTCAGAAGCAAGTTATTCCTGATGTTGTACCGATGCGAAGAGGACGACCAACAGTTTCGCCGGCTCCAGCCAAGGTAGCCCAGAAGCCAGATTCTTCTCCGATGAGAAAGACTGAGGGAGACCCATTTGCTGCCCTTGATTCCAAACCTGCTTCCAAAGGATTTGACGAACTTTCCTCAAGATTCCCTACCCTCGATCAATTTTCACTATTGCATGATCAAGGCACCAAATTCGATTTTGATGTCTCTTCACCTATCTCACCCACAGGCGGCAATACGTCATCTGATTTGAACGAAAGAGTGACAGCAAAACTGGCCGACGAGGCATTCGCAGCGCCGCAGACCGAACCCCCTCGACCGAAGCCAGTGTCTAGAACACACTCGGTCACGCCTGTGGGACACCATGCTGCAGTTGCTTCACCTCCCTTGGAGCCCCCGCTTGCTAAGACTTTATCCGCACCAAGTAGACCCGACATTAGCAGGGCGCAGTCCATCATTAGCAACAACCCCGAGCTGCAGGCGATCTCTTCTCAATCTAACTCGCGATATGTCTCGACTGGCACGATGACCTCGACACCTCCACCCGAGAAGTTCAGCCGGGATGTGGAACGGCCTGTTCAGCGCGAAATCGCTGAATATTCTCGTTCCAGCAGCGCTACAAGGCAGGTTGACCCGAGTGCAGCGCAGTGGAATGCAGAGGAACCCCGTGCTGCAGTCTCACAAAGAATTTCGGCTTTTCAGCAGCCTAGTCATGAACgtcagccatcttcatcgaggCCCTCACTCGAAGGCGGCCGTCCTCGTGCTGATTCTTAG
- a CDS encoding hypothetical protein (At least one base has a quality score < 10) → MSSEGPSQAAATDSASGPGSGPGPRQSRTPDPPTDSDHEPPDSGRQRSPSQGSANTSRHRDVAPRDFVRLFQCQICSLPLDEPISLPCGKSLCRRCLPGTHMRTNITYPAAPDRLRGFKCPFEDCGKEHAIGDCAIDVVLNKAAQHVREEIERFKNESSTTDLATKVMWPDPWAAAGVSSMRDDEEAYTKVIPGGKVIATYRLAEEGDLSYEADVYYDEITSATPSPPSDADDTGLVRKAQDATRAEMDCQVCYALFYDPLTTSCGHTFCRSCLHRILDHSRYCPICRRPLAISRLLSQTSSPSNQTIKRIIETFWLEEVNARKEALDAERVAQMQDYDLALFVCTLSFPQMPTFLHIFEPRYRLMIRRALEGDHTFGMVIPKRPQHPGDANFHELGTLLRIVNVQFFPDGRSLIETVGLSRFRVLEHSYLDGYIVGKTERIDDISLEDEEAAEAAEATPIETEDQQPLQAMDTVKEPTEPTPTSPLPRSDSSSPHMPTSATEIDSMSTQSLVRYASSFVARMRQQSVPWLTERMLTIYGECPEDPAIFPWWFASMLPVKDIEKYRLLGTSSVRERLKICCTWILEWETSRWTKLIHGRSGPSTAAQSSD, encoded by the exons ATGTCCTCAGAAGGCCCGTCACAAGCTGCCGCGACCGATTCCGCCTCCGGTCCCGGTTCTGGTCCCGGTCCTCGACAGTCACGGACTCCCGATCCGCCCACCGATTCCGACCACGAACCCCCGGACTCGGGCCGGCAACGGTCGCCGTCACAAGGATCTGCCAACACTTCTCGCCATCGCGATGTCGCCCCTCGCGATTTCGTCCGGCTCTTCCAGTGTCAAATCTGCTCATTGCCCTTAGATGAGCCCATCAGCCTCCCCTGCGGTAAAAGTCTGTGCCGGCGCTGTTTACCAGGCACACATATGAGAACCAATATAACATATCCCGCCGCTCCAGACCGACTCCGTGGCTTTAAATGTCCCTTTGAGGACTGCGGTAAGGAACACGCTATTGGCGACTGCGCTATCGATGTTGTGCTCAACAAGGCGGCGCAACACGTGAGGGAAGAGATCGAACGATTCAAGAATGAGTCCTCAACCACCGACCTGGCGACCAAGGTCATGTGGCCCGACCCTTGGGCTGCTGCAGGCGTCTCTTCCATGAgggacgatgaagaagcatatACAAAGGTGATACCCGGTGGAAAGGTTATCGCCACTTATCGTCTCGCCGAAGAGGGTGACCTGTCTTATGAAGCCGATGTATACTACGACGAAATTACATCGGCGACGCCATCACCACcttctgatgctgatgatacAGGACTCGTTCGAAAAGCGCAAGACGCCACTCGCGCTGAGATGGACTGTCAGGTCTGCTACGCACTCTTCTACGATCCTCTTACAACATCTTGCGGACATACTTTCTGTCGATCATGCTTACATCGAATTCTTGATCATTCACGGTATTGCCCGATATGTCGTCGCCCACTGGCTATCAGCCGCCTATTAAGTCAAACTTCATCGCCCTCCAATCAGACTATCAAGCGCATCATCGAAACATTTTGGTTGGAGGAAGTTAACGCTCGAAAGGAGGCACTGGACGCTGAGCGTGTAGCTCAGATGCAAGATTACGACCTCGCACTCTTTGTATGCACACTGTCGTTTCCCCAGATGCCGACATTCCTGCACATTTTTGAGCCGAGATATAGACTCATGATCCGGAGAGCACTCGAAGGAGACCATACCTTTGGTATGGTCATACCCAAACGACCCCAACATCCTGGCGATGCCAACTTTCACGAGCTCGGCACGCTTCTCCGCATTGTCAATGTCCAGTTCTTCCCAGATGGTCGGAGTCTTATTGAGACTGTGGGCCTGTCACGCTTCCGCGTTCTCGAGCATAGCTACCTTGACGGATACATTGTTGGCAAGACTGAAAGGATAGACGATATTAGCctcgaggacgaagaagctgccgaggctgctgaagcaaCACCGATAGAGACTGAGGATCAGCAACCCTTGCAGGCCATGGATACTGTCAAGGAACCCACTGAACCAACACCGACATCGCCATTACCACGGTCTGATTCCTCCAGTCCACACATGCCAACTTCAGCTACCGAGATCGACTCAATGTCTACACAGAGTCTTGTGCGCTATGCCTCATCTTTCGTCGCGAGAATGCGCCAACAGAGTGTCCCCTGGTTGACAGAACGTATGTTGACTATATACGGCGAGTGTCCAGAAGACCCTGCCATCTTTCCATGGTGGTTTGCCAGTATGTTGCCGGTCAAAGACATTGAGAAATACCGACTCCTGGGCACATCCAGCGTACGAGAGCGACTCAAGATATGCTGCACGTGGATCTTGGAATGGGAGACATCCAGATG GACAAAGCTGATTCATGGCCGCTCAGGTCCATCCACGGCTGCACAATCCTCTGATTGA
- a CDS encoding dephospho-CoA kinase, with product MLLIGLTGSIATGKTTVSSMLSSQPYNLPIIDADILARKVVEPGTRGYEAIVKHFGPTTPELLVQPSEKMPEDGPDGKGRPLNRPALGRRVFGDSEERKKDRAVLNRIVHPAVRWEMFKSVVGCYFRGHWAVVLDIPLLFESGLDRFCGVTAVVAVHDPAVQMQRLRARDPHLSPEDAENRVRSQTDVREKARRCEERGEGKGIVLWNDGSREELKEQLDKAIKELRKASPDWWSWLLLGCPPLAVAVATWRFWQNLIINERWEEMKLNAKL from the coding sequence ATGCTTCTTATCGGTCTCACGGGTTCAATTGCCACAGGCAAGACGACAGTGTCGTCAATGCTCTCATCACAACCCTACAATCTCCCGATCATAGATGCAGACATTCTAGCGCGCAAGGTTGTGGAGCCGGGAACTCGTGGGTATGAAGCTATTGTGAAACACTTTGGGCCTACGACACCCGAACTTCTCGTGCAGCCATCAGAGAAGATGCCAGAGGATGGACCGGACGGCAAAGGCAGACCACTCAACAGACCAGCATTAGGGAGACGAGTATTTGGCGACTCAGAGGAGCGAAAGAAGGACAGAGCAGTTCTCAATCGCATCGTTCATCCGGCTGTTCGATGGGAGATGTTCAAGTCCGTCGTCGGATGTTACTTCAGAGGCCATTGGGCTGTGGTTCTGGATATCCCACTCCTTTTCGAGAGTGGCCTCGATCGCTTCTGCGGCGTCACAGCTGTAGTCGCAGTCCACGACCCAGCAGTTCAGATGCAGCGTCTGCGTGCGCGTGATCCTCACCTTAGCCCAGAAGATGCCGAGAACAGAGTGCGTAGCCAGACAGATGTTCGAGAAAAAGCCCGACGATGTGAAGAACGAGGAGAAGGCAAAGGGATTGTGCTTTGGAACGATGGGTCACGAGAAGAGCTAAAGGAGCAACTGGATAAGGCCATCAAGGAACTGAGAAAAGCGAGCCCCGATTGGTGGTCATGGTTATTGCTTGGATGTCCTCCTCTGGCAGTTGCAGTTGCGACGTGGAGGTTCTGGCAGAATCTTATCATTAATGAGAGAtgggaggagatgaagttgaatgCGAAGCTGTGA
- a CDS encoding hypothetical protein (At least one base has a quality score < 10), which translates to MSSEGPSQAAATDSASGPGSGPGPRQSRTPDPPTDSDHEPPDSGRQRSPSQGSANTSRHRDVAPRDFVRLFQCQICSLPLDEPISLPCGKSLCRRCLPGTHMRTNITYPAAPDRLRGFKCPFEDCGKEHAIGDCAIDVVLNKAAQHVREEIERFKNESSTTDLATKVMWPDPWAAAGVSSMRDDEEAYTKVIPGGKVIATYRLAEEGDLSYEADVYYDEITSATPSPPSDADDTGLVRKAQDATRAEMDCQVCYALFYDPLTTSCGHTFCRSCLHRILDHSRYCPICRRPLAISRLLSQTSSPSNQTIKRIIETFWLEEVNARKEALDAERVAQMQDYDLALFVCTLSFPQMPTFLHIFEPRYRLMIRRALEGDHTFGMVIPKRPQHPGDANFHELGTLLRIVNVQFFPDGRSLIETVGLSRFRVLEHSYLDGYIVGKTERIDDISLEDEEAAEAAEATPIETEDQQPLQAMDTVKEPTEPTPTSPLPRSDSSSPHMPTSATEIDSMSTQSLVRYASSFVARMRQQSVPWLTERMLTIYGECPEDPAIFPWWFASMLPVKDIEKYRLLGTSSVRERLKICCTWILEWETSRW; encoded by the coding sequence ATGTCCTCAGAAGGCCCGTCACAAGCTGCCGCGACCGATTCCGCCTCCGGTCCCGGTTCTGGTCCCGGTCCTCGACAGTCACGGACTCCCGATCCGCCCACCGATTCCGACCACGAACCCCCGGACTCGGGCCGGCAACGGTCGCCGTCACAAGGATCTGCCAACACTTCTCGCCATCGCGATGTCGCCCCTCGCGATTTCGTCCGGCTCTTCCAGTGTCAAATCTGCTCATTGCCCTTAGATGAGCCCATCAGCCTCCCCTGCGGTAAAAGTCTGTGCCGGCGCTGTTTACCAGGCACACATATGAGAACCAATATAACATATCCCGCCGCTCCAGACCGACTCCGTGGCTTTAAATGTCCCTTTGAGGACTGCGGTAAGGAACACGCTATTGGCGACTGCGCTATCGATGTTGTGCTCAACAAGGCGGCGCAACACGTGAGGGAAGAGATCGAACGATTCAAGAATGAGTCCTCAACCACCGACCTGGCGACCAAGGTCATGTGGCCCGACCCTTGGGCTGCTGCAGGCGTCTCTTCCATGAgggacgatgaagaagcatatACAAAGGTGATACCCGGTGGAAAGGTTATCGCCACTTATCGTCTCGCCGAAGAGGGTGACCTGTCTTATGAAGCCGATGTATACTACGACGAAATTACATCGGCGACGCCATCACCACcttctgatgctgatgatacAGGACTCGTTCGAAAAGCGCAAGACGCCACTCGCGCTGAGATGGACTGTCAGGTCTGCTACGCACTCTTCTACGATCCTCTTACAACATCTTGCGGACATACTTTCTGTCGATCATGCTTACATCGAATTCTTGATCATTCACGGTATTGCCCGATATGTCGTCGCCCACTGGCTATCAGCCGCCTATTAAGTCAAACTTCATCGCCCTCCAATCAGACTATCAAGCGCATCATCGAAACATTTTGGTTGGAGGAAGTTAACGCTCGAAAGGAGGCACTGGACGCTGAGCGTGTAGCTCAGATGCAAGATTACGACCTCGCACTCTTTGTATGCACACTGTCGTTTCCCCAGATGCCGACATTCCTGCACATTTTTGAGCCGAGATATAGACTCATGATCCGGAGAGCACTCGAAGGAGACCATACCTTTGGTATGGTCATACCCAAACGACCCCAACATCCTGGCGATGCCAACTTTCACGAGCTCGGCACGCTTCTCCGCATTGTCAATGTCCAGTTCTTCCCAGATGGTCGGAGTCTTATTGAGACTGTGGGCCTGTCACGCTTCCGCGTTCTCGAGCATAGCTACCTTGACGGATACATTGTTGGCAAGACTGAAAGGATAGACGATATTAGCctcgaggacgaagaagctgccgaggctgctgaagcaaCACCGATAGAGACTGAGGATCAGCAACCCTTGCAGGCCATGGATACTGTCAAGGAACCCACTGAACCAACACCGACATCGCCATTACCACGGTCTGATTCCTCCAGTCCACACATGCCAACTTCAGCTACCGAGATCGACTCAATGTCTACACAGAGTCTTGTGCGCTATGCCTCATCTTTCGTCGCGAGAATGCGCCAACAGAGTGTCCCCTGGTTGACAGAACGTATGTTGACTATATACGGCGAGTGTCCAGAAGACCCTGCCATCTTTCCATGGTGGTTTGCCAGTATGTTGCCGGTCAAAGACATTGAGAAATACCGACTCCTGGGCACATCCAGCGTACGAGAGCGACTCAAGATATGCTGCACGTGGATCTTGGAATGGGAGACATCCAGATGGTAA
- a CDS encoding hypothetical protein (At least one base has a quality score < 10) — translation MSSEGPSQAAATDSASGPGSGPGPRQSRTPDPPTDSDHEPPDSGRQRSPSQGSANTSRHRDVAPRDFVRLFQCQICSLPLDEPISLPCGKSLCRRCLPGTHMRTNITYPAAPDRLRGFKCPFEDCGKEHAIGDCAIDVVLNKAAQHVREEIERFKNESSTTDLATKVMWPDPWAAAGVSSMRDDEEAYTKVIPGGKVIATYRLAEEGDLSYEADVYYDEITSATPSPPSDADDTGLVRKAQDATRAEMDCQVCYALFYDPLTTSCGHTFCRSCLHRILDHSRYCPICRRPLAISRLLSQTSSPSNQTIKRIIETFWLEEVNARKEALDAERVAQMQDYDLALFVCTLSFPQMPTFLHIFEPRYRLMIRRALEGDHTFGMVIPKRPQHPGDANFHELGTLLRIVNVQFFPDGRSLIETVGLSRFRVLEHSYLDGYIVGKTERIDDISLEDEEAAEAAEATPIETEDQQPLQAMDTVKEPTEPTPTSPLPRSDSSSPHMPTSATEIDSMSTQSLVRYASSFVARMRQQSVPWLTERMLTIYGECPEDPAIFPWWFASMLPVKDIEKYRLLGTSSVRERLKICCTWILEWETSRWSIHGCTIL, via the exons ATGTCCTCAGAAGGCCCGTCACAAGCTGCCGCGACCGATTCCGCCTCCGGTCCCGGTTCTGGTCCCGGTCCTCGACAGTCACGGACTCCCGATCCGCCCACCGATTCCGACCACGAACCCCCGGACTCGGGCCGGCAACGGTCGCCGTCACAAGGATCTGCCAACACTTCTCGCCATCGCGATGTCGCCCCTCGCGATTTCGTCCGGCTCTTCCAGTGTCAAATCTGCTCATTGCCCTTAGATGAGCCCATCAGCCTCCCCTGCGGTAAAAGTCTGTGCCGGCGCTGTTTACCAGGCACACATATGAGAACCAATATAACATATCCCGCCGCTCCAGACCGACTCCGTGGCTTTAAATGTCCCTTTGAGGACTGCGGTAAGGAACACGCTATTGGCGACTGCGCTATCGATGTTGTGCTCAACAAGGCGGCGCAACACGTGAGGGAAGAGATCGAACGATTCAAGAATGAGTCCTCAACCACCGACCTGGCGACCAAGGTCATGTGGCCCGACCCTTGGGCTGCTGCAGGCGTCTCTTCCATGAgggacgatgaagaagcatatACAAAGGTGATACCCGGTGGAAAGGTTATCGCCACTTATCGTCTCGCCGAAGAGGGTGACCTGTCTTATGAAGCCGATGTATACTACGACGAAATTACATCGGCGACGCCATCACCACcttctgatgctgatgatacAGGACTCGTTCGAAAAGCGCAAGACGCCACTCGCGCTGAGATGGACTGTCAGGTCTGCTACGCACTCTTCTACGATCCTCTTACAACATCTTGCGGACATACTTTCTGTCGATCATGCTTACATCGAATTCTTGATCATTCACGGTATTGCCCGATATGTCGTCGCCCACTGGCTATCAGCCGCCTATTAAGTCAAACTTCATCGCCCTCCAATCAGACTATCAAGCGCATCATCGAAACATTTTGGTTGGAGGAAGTTAACGCTCGAAAGGAGGCACTGGACGCTGAGCGTGTAGCTCAGATGCAAGATTACGACCTCGCACTCTTTGTATGCACACTGTCGTTTCCCCAGATGCCGACATTCCTGCACATTTTTGAGCCGAGATATAGACTCATGATCCGGAGAGCACTCGAAGGAGACCATACCTTTGGTATGGTCATACCCAAACGACCCCAACATCCTGGCGATGCCAACTTTCACGAGCTCGGCACGCTTCTCCGCATTGTCAATGTCCAGTTCTTCCCAGATGGTCGGAGTCTTATTGAGACTGTGGGCCTGTCACGCTTCCGCGTTCTCGAGCATAGCTACCTTGACGGATACATTGTTGGCAAGACTGAAAGGATAGACGATATTAGCctcgaggacgaagaagctgccgaggctgctgaagcaaCACCGATAGAGACTGAGGATCAGCAACCCTTGCAGGCCATGGATACTGTCAAGGAACCCACTGAACCAACACCGACATCGCCATTACCACGGTCTGATTCCTCCAGTCCACACATGCCAACTTCAGCTACCGAGATCGACTCAATGTCTACACAGAGTCTTGTGCGCTATGCCTCATCTTTCGTCGCGAGAATGCGCCAACAGAGTGTCCCCTGGTTGACAGAACGTATGTTGACTATATACGGCGAGTGTCCAGAAGACCCTGCCATCTTTCCATGGTGGTTTGCCAGTATGTTGCCGGTCAAAGACATTGAGAAATACCGACTCCTGGGCACATCCAGCGTACGAGAGCGACTCAAGATATGCTGCACGTGGATCTTGGAATGGGAGACATCCAGATG GTCCATCCACGGCTGCACAATCCTCTGA
- a CDS encoding hypothetical protein (At least one base has a quality score < 10), producing the protein MSSEGPSQAAATDSASGPGSGPGPRQSRTPDPPTDSDHEPPDSGRQRSPSQGSANTSRHRDVAPRDFVRLFQCQICSLPLDEPISLPCGKSLCRRCLPGTHMRTNITYPAAPDRLRGFKCPFEDCGKEHAIGDCAIDVVLNKAAQHVREEIERFKNESSTTDLATKVMWPDPWAAAGVSSMRDDEEAYTKVIPGGKVIATYRLAEEGDLSYEADVYYDEITSATPSPPSDADDTGLVRKAQDATRAEMDCQVCYALFYDPLTTSCGHTFCRSCLHRILDHSRYCPICRRPLAISRLLSQTSSPSNQTIKRIIETFWLEEVNARKEALDAERVAQMQDYDLALFVCTLSFPQMPTFLHIFEPRYRLMIRRALEGDHTFGMVIPKRPQHPGDANFHELGTLLRIVNVQFFPDGRSLIETVGLSRFRVLEHSYLDGYIVGKTERIDDISLEDEEAAEAAEATPIETEDQQPLQAMDTVKEPTEPTPTSPLPRSDSSSPHMPTSATEIDSMSTQSLVRYASSFVARMRQQSVPWLTERMLTIYGECPEDPAIFPWWFASMLPVKDIEKYRLLGTSSVRERLKICCTWILEWETSRWTITTRR; encoded by the exons ATGTCCTCAGAAGGCCCGTCACAAGCTGCCGCGACCGATTCCGCCTCCGGTCCCGGTTCTGGTCCCGGTCCTCGACAGTCACGGACTCCCGATCCGCCCACCGATTCCGACCACGAACCCCCGGACTCGGGCCGGCAACGGTCGCCGTCACAAGGATCTGCCAACACTTCTCGCCATCGCGATGTCGCCCCTCGCGATTTCGTCCGGCTCTTCCAGTGTCAAATCTGCTCATTGCCCTTAGATGAGCCCATCAGCCTCCCCTGCGGTAAAAGTCTGTGCCGGCGCTGTTTACCAGGCACACATATGAGAACCAATATAACATATCCCGCCGCTCCAGACCGACTCCGTGGCTTTAAATGTCCCTTTGAGGACTGCGGTAAGGAACACGCTATTGGCGACTGCGCTATCGATGTTGTGCTCAACAAGGCGGCGCAACACGTGAGGGAAGAGATCGAACGATTCAAGAATGAGTCCTCAACCACCGACCTGGCGACCAAGGTCATGTGGCCCGACCCTTGGGCTGCTGCAGGCGTCTCTTCCATGAgggacgatgaagaagcatatACAAAGGTGATACCCGGTGGAAAGGTTATCGCCACTTATCGTCTCGCCGAAGAGGGTGACCTGTCTTATGAAGCCGATGTATACTACGACGAAATTACATCGGCGACGCCATCACCACcttctgatgctgatgatacAGGACTCGTTCGAAAAGCGCAAGACGCCACTCGCGCTGAGATGGACTGTCAGGTCTGCTACGCACTCTTCTACGATCCTCTTACAACATCTTGCGGACATACTTTCTGTCGATCATGCTTACATCGAATTCTTGATCATTCACGGTATTGCCCGATATGTCGTCGCCCACTGGCTATCAGCCGCCTATTAAGTCAAACTTCATCGCCCTCCAATCAGACTATCAAGCGCATCATCGAAACATTTTGGTTGGAGGAAGTTAACGCTCGAAAGGAGGCACTGGACGCTGAGCGTGTAGCTCAGATGCAAGATTACGACCTCGCACTCTTTGTATGCACACTGTCGTTTCCCCAGATGCCGACATTCCTGCACATTTTTGAGCCGAGATATAGACTCATGATCCGGAGAGCACTCGAAGGAGACCATACCTTTGGTATGGTCATACCCAAACGACCCCAACATCCTGGCGATGCCAACTTTCACGAGCTCGGCACGCTTCTCCGCATTGTCAATGTCCAGTTCTTCCCAGATGGTCGGAGTCTTATTGAGACTGTGGGCCTGTCACGCTTCCGCGTTCTCGAGCATAGCTACCTTGACGGATACATTGTTGGCAAGACTGAAAGGATAGACGATATTAGCctcgaggacgaagaagctgccgaggctgctgaagcaaCACCGATAGAGACTGAGGATCAGCAACCCTTGCAGGCCATGGATACTGTCAAGGAACCCACTGAACCAACACCGACATCGCCATTACCACGGTCTGATTCCTCCAGTCCACACATGCCAACTTCAGCTACCGAGATCGACTCAATGTCTACACAGAGTCTTGTGCGCTATGCCTCATCTTTCGTCGCGAGAATGCGCCAACAGAGTGTCCCCTGGTTGACAGAACGTATGTTGACTATATACGGCGAGTGTCCAGAAGACCCTGCCATCTTTCCATGGTGGTTTGCCAGTATGTTGCCGGTCAAAGACATTGAGAAATACCGACTCCTGGGCACATCCAGCGTACGAGAGCGACTCAAGATATGCTGCACGTGGATCTTGGAATGGGAGACATCCAGATG GACGATTACGACTCGACGATAG